A DNA window from Xanthomonas campestris pv. campestris str. ATCC 33913 contains the following coding sequences:
- a CDS encoding 1,2-dihydroxy-3-keto-5-methylthiopentene dioxygenase: MSRLRIFADSNPTTPHFDSRDGEQIATELRKIGVTFERWHASQPVEPGASPEQVMAAYRADIDRISAERGFKTVDVVSIAPDNPKREEMRAKFLDEHFHKEDEVRFFVAGSGLFTLHVDAQVYEIECVKDDLIAVPDSTLHWFDMGPEPHFVAIRFFTEPDGWVGHFTGTEIAKQFPRYAPEKPPKAS, encoded by the coding sequence ATGAGCCGACTGCGTATTTTTGCCGATTCCAACCCGACCACCCCGCACTTCGACAGCCGCGACGGTGAGCAGATCGCCACCGAGCTGCGCAAGATTGGTGTCACCTTCGAGCGCTGGCACGCCAGCCAGCCGGTCGAACCGGGTGCATCGCCCGAACAGGTGATGGCCGCCTACCGCGCCGACATCGACCGCATCAGCGCCGAGCGCGGCTTCAAGACCGTGGACGTGGTGAGCATCGCGCCAGACAACCCCAAGCGCGAAGAAATGCGTGCCAAGTTCCTGGATGAGCACTTCCACAAGGAAGACGAGGTGCGCTTCTTCGTGGCCGGCTCCGGGTTGTTCACGCTGCACGTGGACGCGCAGGTCTACGAGATCGAATGCGTCAAAGATGATCTGATTGCGGTGCCGGACAGCACGTTGCATTGGTTCGACATGGGCCCGGAGCCGCACTTCGTGGCAATCCGTTTCTTCACCGAGCCGGACGGTTGGGTCGGCCACTTCACCGGCACCGAAATCGCCAAACAATTCCCCCGCTACGCCCCCGAGAAACCTCCAAAGGCCAGCTGA
- a CDS encoding amino acid permease produces MFKQLWATKHPHASHEAADGLGLQRALGPWGLTALGIGAVIGGGIFVITGQAAADHAGPAIVLSFVLAAICCAFCAMAYAEFAAMVPVSGSAYTYTYATFGELAAWFIGWMLVLEYGVSASAVAVSWTGYFLSLLEHFGIHLPAALVSAPLDGKLQRTGAIANLPAAGIVLLLTWLCYVGIRKSSAMNMAMVILKTGLIILVIAAGWKYVDPANWHPFIPANEAPGKYGMEGVLRGAAMVFFAYIGFEAVSVAAQESHRPQRDLPIGMMLSLVICTVLYIAMAAVMTGLVPFTQLGTDEPVVTAVAAHPQLAWLRVVVEVGALIGLSSVVLVMIIGQPRIFMIIARDGLLPAVFTRIHPKYRTPHINTVITGIGIALLAAVFPLDVLGELTSMGTLIAFAAVCAGVLILRRTHPELPRPFRMPAAWLICSAGVLSCLALLSAMTLHNWMLMGLWTLVGLVVYFGYGYRHSRLREGR; encoded by the coding sequence ATGTTCAAACAACTTTGGGCCACCAAACACCCGCACGCCAGCCATGAGGCGGCCGACGGGCTGGGCCTGCAACGCGCGCTCGGTCCCTGGGGGCTGACCGCCCTGGGCATCGGCGCGGTGATCGGCGGCGGCATCTTCGTGATCACCGGCCAGGCCGCGGCCGACCATGCCGGCCCGGCGATCGTGCTGTCGTTCGTGCTCGCGGCGATCTGCTGCGCGTTCTGCGCCATGGCCTACGCCGAATTTGCGGCGATGGTGCCAGTCTCCGGCAGCGCCTACACCTATACCTACGCCACCTTCGGCGAGCTGGCGGCCTGGTTCATCGGCTGGATGCTGGTGCTGGAATACGGCGTCTCTGCCTCGGCGGTCGCGGTCAGCTGGACCGGATATTTCCTCAGTCTGCTGGAACACTTCGGCATCCATTTGCCGGCCGCCCTGGTCAGCGCACCGCTGGACGGCAAGCTGCAGCGCACCGGCGCGATCGCCAACCTGCCCGCCGCCGGCATCGTGTTGTTGCTGACCTGGCTGTGCTATGTCGGCATCCGCAAGTCGTCGGCGATGAACATGGCGATGGTGATCCTCAAAACCGGGCTGATCATCCTGGTCATTGCGGCGGGCTGGAAGTACGTGGACCCGGCCAACTGGCATCCCTTCATCCCCGCCAACGAAGCACCGGGCAAGTACGGCATGGAAGGTGTGCTGCGTGGCGCGGCGATGGTGTTCTTCGCCTACATCGGCTTCGAGGCGGTGTCGGTGGCGGCGCAGGAATCGCACCGTCCGCAACGCGATCTGCCGATCGGCATGATGCTGTCGCTGGTGATCTGCACCGTGCTCTACATCGCCATGGCCGCGGTGATGACCGGCCTGGTGCCGTTCACCCAGCTGGGCACCGATGAGCCGGTAGTGACCGCAGTGGCCGCGCATCCGCAGCTGGCCTGGTTGCGCGTGGTGGTGGAAGTGGGTGCGCTGATCGGGCTGTCGTCGGTGGTGCTGGTGATGATCATCGGGCAGCCGCGCATCTTCATGATCATTGCGCGCGATGGCCTGCTGCCGGCGGTGTTCACGCGCATCCATCCCAAGTACCGCACGCCGCACATCAACACGGTGATTACCGGCATCGGCATCGCTCTGCTTGCGGCCGTCTTCCCGCTGGATGTGCTGGGCGAGCTGACCTCGATGGGCACGCTGATCGCCTTCGCCGCCGTGTGTGCGGGCGTGCTGATCCTGCGCCGCACCCATCCGGAACTGCCGCGTCCGTTCCGCATGCCGGCCGCGTGGCTGATCTGCAGCGCCGGTGTGCTCAGCTGCCTGGCCTTGCTGTCGGCGATGACGCTGCACAACTGGATGCTGATGGGGCTATGGACCCTGGTCGGGCTGGTGGTCTATTTCGGCTACGGCTATCGCCACAGCCGCCTGCGCGAGGGCCGCTGA
- the serA gene encoding phosphoglycerate dehydrogenase: protein MSPKKTSFPKQDIRVLLLEGISQTAVDVFRAAGYSQIELHAKSLPEDELKARIAEAHIVGIRSRTHLSADVLAHAKRLIAVGCFCIGTNQVDLEAAELAGIPVFNAPYSNTRSVAELVIAEAILLLRGIPQKNAQCHRGGWSKSAAGSHETRGKVLGIVGYGHIGTQVGVLAESLGMQVIFHDIETKLSLGNARAAIDLDDLLARSDVVTLHVPETPSTKDMIGAAEIARMKPGAHLINASRGTVIDIDALDAALTSGQIGGAAVDVFPIEPKGNGDAFESPLIAHDNVILTPHVGGSTLEAQDNIGVEVAAKLVRYSDNGSTLSAVNFPEVTLPEHPDSLRLLHIHRNVPGVLSQINELFSRHNLNIDGQFLRTDPKVGYVVIDVSASEELAGVLKDELGQITGTLRTRVLY, encoded by the coding sequence ATGTCGCCGAAGAAAACCTCGTTTCCCAAGCAGGACATCCGCGTCCTGTTGCTGGAAGGCATCAGCCAGACCGCCGTGGACGTGTTCCGCGCCGCCGGTTACTCGCAGATCGAGCTGCACGCCAAGTCCCTGCCCGAGGACGAACTCAAGGCGCGCATCGCCGAGGCGCACATCGTCGGCATTCGCTCGCGCACCCATTTGAGCGCCGATGTGCTGGCGCACGCCAAGCGGCTGATCGCGGTGGGCTGCTTCTGCATCGGGACCAATCAGGTCGACCTAGAGGCGGCGGAACTGGCCGGCATTCCGGTGTTCAACGCGCCCTACTCCAACACCCGCAGCGTGGCCGAACTGGTCATCGCCGAGGCCATCCTGCTGTTGCGCGGCATCCCGCAGAAAAATGCGCAATGCCACCGCGGCGGCTGGTCCAAGTCGGCCGCCGGCAGCCACGAAACGCGCGGCAAGGTGCTCGGCATCGTTGGTTACGGGCACATCGGCACCCAGGTTGGCGTGCTGGCCGAATCGCTAGGCATGCAGGTGATTTTCCACGACATCGAAACCAAGCTGTCGCTGGGCAACGCGCGCGCGGCGATCGACCTGGACGACCTGCTGGCGCGCTCGGACGTGGTGACCCTGCACGTGCCGGAGACCCCGTCCACCAAGGACATGATCGGCGCGGCAGAAATCGCCCGCATGAAGCCCGGCGCGCATCTGATCAATGCCTCGCGCGGCACCGTCATCGACATCGATGCACTGGATGCGGCGCTCACCTCCGGCCAGATCGGCGGCGCGGCCGTGGACGTGTTCCCGATCGAGCCCAAGGGCAATGGCGATGCGTTCGAGTCCCCGTTGATTGCGCACGACAACGTCATCCTGACCCCGCACGTGGGCGGCAGCACGCTGGAAGCACAGGACAATATCGGCGTGGAAGTAGCCGCCAAACTGGTGCGCTACAGCGACAACGGCAGCACCTTGTCGGCGGTGAACTTCCCTGAAGTCACCCTGCCCGAGCACCCCGACAGCCTGCGGCTGCTGCACATCCACCGCAACGTGCCGGGCGTGCTGTCGCAGATCAACGAACTGTTCTCGCGCCACAACCTCAACATCGATGGTCAGTTTTTGCGCACCGACCCCAAGGTGGGCTATGTGGTGATCGACGTCAGCGCCAGCGAGGAGCTGGCGGGCGTGTTGAAGGACGAGCTGGGTCAGATCACCGGCACCTTGCGGACGCGGGTTCTCTACTGA
- a CDS encoding DUF2388 domain-containing protein, giving the protein MMRSLVFCALTLLPLAAAASSLAGTSAGASSAGSSNSSSSGDDKVVADAREDAAGFVASDGAIRGARLEAALLQLRSRSDAARVSSDLELAQSILAQ; this is encoded by the coding sequence ATGATGCGCTCCCTGGTGTTTTGTGCGTTGACCTTGCTGCCGCTGGCAGCCGCCGCATCCAGTCTTGCGGGAACCTCGGCCGGTGCGTCGTCGGCCGGTTCGTCCAACAGCAGTAGTTCCGGCGACGACAAGGTGGTTGCCGACGCACGCGAAGATGCGGCTGGTTTCGTGGCCAGCGATGGCGCCATCCGCGGTGCGCGGCTTGAAGCGGCATTGCTGCAATTGCGCAGTCGCAGCGATGCGGCGCGCGTGTCCAGCGACCTGGAACTGGCTCAGTCCATCCTGGCGCAGTGA
- a CDS encoding methylthioribulose 1-phosphate dehydratase — protein MNATTAPLPYSAARLHELAQLLIGNIRELAQAGWTPATSSNFSHRLDEQHAAITVSGRDKGRLVEEDIMVVDFDGQPVGRPLRPSAETLLHTQLYRRFPEIGCVLHTHSPVQTIASRLYAGSGVIRLEGYELLKAFEGNTTHETAVDVPVFANTQDMQVLAAQVEALLDKQSMWGYLIEGHGLYAWGRNMAEARRHLEAFEFLLHCELELLKLRSPR, from the coding sequence ATGAATGCGACCACTGCCCCCCTGCCCTATAGCGCCGCCCGTTTGCACGAGCTGGCGCAGCTGTTGATCGGCAATATCCGTGAGCTGGCCCAGGCCGGCTGGACGCCTGCCACCAGCAGTAATTTTTCCCATCGCCTGGACGAGCAGCACGCGGCCATCACCGTCTCCGGACGCGACAAGGGCCGCCTGGTCGAAGAAGACATCATGGTGGTGGACTTCGATGGCCAGCCCGTGGGCCGCCCGTTGCGCCCGTCTGCCGAAACCCTGTTGCACACCCAGCTGTATCGCCGGTTCCCGGAGATTGGCTGCGTGTTGCACACGCATTCGCCGGTGCAGACGATTGCCTCCCGCCTGTATGCAGGCAGCGGCGTGATCCGCCTGGAAGGCTATGAACTGCTCAAGGCCTTCGAGGGAAATACCACCCACGAAACCGCGGTGGATGTGCCGGTGTTCGCCAACACCCAGGACATGCAGGTGCTGGCCGCGCAGGTCGAGGCCTTGCTGGACAAACAGAGCATGTGGGGGTATCTCATCGAAGGACACGGCCTGTATGCCTGGGGCCGCAACATGGCCGAGGCACGCCGTCATCTGGAGGCATTCGAATTCCTGCTGCATTGCGAACTCGAGCTGCTCAAGCTGCGCAGTCCGCGCTAA
- the mtnC gene encoding acireductone synthase yields the protein MTRPQAILTDIEGTTSSISFVKDVLFPYARRAMPAYVREHGGHPQVRHWLNQVADEIGEDVPDEVLITTLQTWIDEDRKHTALKALQGMIWEDGYRTADFSAHIYTDAAIQLQAWHAEGIPLYVYSSGSVPAQKLFFAHSDAGDLSGLVSDWFDTEVGPKRESSSYRRIAERIGVPAPEILFLSDVIEELDAAKRAGMRTALLDRLEDYPTPRSADDVGSHQRVESFTQLVL from the coding sequence ATGACACGACCGCAAGCGATCCTCACCGATATCGAAGGCACCACCAGCAGCATCTCTTTCGTCAAGGACGTGCTGTTCCCGTATGCGCGCCGCGCCATGCCCGCTTACGTGCGCGAGCACGGCGGGCACCCGCAGGTGCGGCACTGGCTCAATCAGGTGGCCGACGAGATCGGCGAAGACGTGCCGGACGAGGTGCTGATCACCACCTTGCAGACCTGGATCGACGAAGACCGCAAGCACACCGCGCTCAAGGCCCTGCAGGGCATGATCTGGGAGGACGGCTACCGCACCGCCGATTTCAGCGCGCATATCTATACAGACGCGGCGATCCAGCTGCAGGCCTGGCATGCGGAAGGTATTCCGCTGTACGTGTATTCGTCCGGTTCGGTGCCGGCGCAGAAGCTGTTCTTCGCACATAGCGATGCCGGCGACCTGAGCGGCCTGGTGAGCGACTGGTTCGACACCGAGGTGGGCCCCAAGCGCGAGAGTTCCAGCTACCGCCGCATCGCCGAACGCATCGGCGTGCCGGCGCCGGAGATCCTGTTCCTGTCTGACGTGATCGAGGAACTGGATGCTGCCAAGCGCGCCGGCATGCGCACCGCGCTGCTCGACCGCCTGGAGGATTACCCCACCCCGCGTTCGGCGGACGATGTGGGCAGCCACCAGCGCGTGGAAAGCTTCACGCAGTTGGTGCTGTAA
- a CDS encoding FAD-binding oxidoreductase, with translation MTDPRILSLQQAVPALRLKTEPADLEHYGRDWTRRWTPNPLAIALPGSVEEVQAVVRWANTHAVAVVPSGGRTGLSGGAVAANGELVLSLERLNKPLAFDAVDRTLTVQAGMPLEAVHNAAREHGLVYPVDFAARGSCSIGGNIATNAGGIRVIRYGNTREWVAGLSVVTGTGELLHLNNALVKNSSGYDFRHLMIGSEGTLGIVVEATLRLTDPPPPSNVMLLALPSFDVLMQVFAAFRAQLRLEAFEFFTDRALEHVLAHGAQAPFAEVHPYYVVTEFAAGDEAQEAAAMAAFEACMEQGWVSDGVISQSDAQAAQLWRLREGITEALARYTPYKNDVSVRISAMPAFLAETQALLHDAYPHFDVVWFGHIGDGNLHINVLKPDATSQADFITACEQVTKLLAQSLQRFDGSISAEHGIGLVKKPYLWSTRSAAEIALMRGIKHVLDPHLLLNPGKLFDMDEVPGATPAG, from the coding sequence ATGACCGATCCCCGCATCCTCTCCTTGCAACAGGCCGTCCCCGCGCTGCGGTTGAAGACCGAGCCGGCCGACCTGGAGCACTACGGCCGTGACTGGACGCGCCGCTGGACGCCGAATCCGCTGGCCATCGCGCTGCCGGGGTCGGTGGAAGAAGTGCAGGCGGTGGTGCGCTGGGCCAACACGCATGCGGTGGCGGTGGTGCCCTCGGGTGGGCGTACCGGTTTGTCTGGTGGCGCGGTCGCGGCCAATGGCGAGCTGGTGCTGAGCCTGGAGCGGTTGAACAAGCCGCTGGCCTTCGATGCGGTGGATCGCACGCTCACCGTGCAGGCCGGCATGCCGCTGGAAGCGGTGCACAACGCCGCGCGCGAGCACGGCCTGGTGTACCCGGTGGATTTCGCAGCGCGTGGTTCGTGCTCGATCGGCGGCAACATCGCCACCAATGCCGGCGGCATCCGCGTGATCCGCTACGGCAATACCCGCGAATGGGTGGCCGGGCTCAGTGTGGTCACCGGCACCGGCGAGCTGCTGCACCTCAACAATGCGCTGGTGAAAAATTCCAGCGGCTACGACTTCCGGCATCTGATGATCGGCTCGGAAGGCACGCTGGGCATCGTGGTCGAAGCAACGCTGCGGCTGACCGACCCGCCGCCGCCAAGCAACGTGATGCTGCTGGCGCTGCCGTCGTTCGATGTGTTGATGCAGGTGTTCGCGGCGTTTCGCGCACAGCTGCGGCTGGAAGCGTTTGAATTTTTCACCGATCGCGCGCTGGAGCACGTGCTGGCGCATGGCGCGCAGGCGCCATTTGCCGAAGTGCACCCGTACTACGTGGTGACCGAGTTCGCTGCCGGCGATGAGGCGCAGGAAGCGGCGGCGATGGCGGCGTTCGAAGCCTGCATGGAGCAGGGCTGGGTGAGCGACGGGGTGATCAGCCAGAGCGATGCGCAGGCGGCGCAGCTGTGGCGCCTGCGCGAAGGCATCACCGAGGCGCTGGCGCGTTACACCCCGTACAAGAACGATGTGTCGGTGCGGATCTCGGCGATGCCGGCGTTCCTGGCCGAGACGCAGGCATTGCTGCACGACGCCTACCCGCATTTCGATGTTGTGTGGTTTGGCCATATCGGCGACGGCAACCTGCATATCAACGTGCTCAAGCCCGACGCCACCAGCCAGGCAGATTTCATCACTGCCTGCGAGCAGGTCACCAAGTTGCTGGCGCAGAGCCTGCAGCGTTTCGACGGCAGCATCTCGGCCGAGCACGGCATTGGCCTGGTCAAGAAACCGTACCTGTGGAGCACGCGTTCGGCGGCAGAAATCGCGCTGATGCGCGGCATCAAACATGTGCTCGACCCCCATCTTTTGCTGAATCCAGGCAAGCTGTTCGACATGGACGAGGTGCCCGGCGCAACGCCTGCCGGGTAG
- a CDS encoding NUDIX hydrolase: MVDAPLRQQLTVYRARWPNESEVADQFEQLLDDATDPFVRERVEGHFTGSAWVVGADGTRTLLTHHRKLQRWLQLGGHADGDRDLAQVALREAQEESGLTGLTLADGLLFDLDRHWIPARGEVAGHWHYDARYVVVAGADETFQVSEESLALAWRPIAELLADPELDPSMRRMAEKWMVHGGS; this comes from the coding sequence ATGGTGGATGCACCCCTGCGGCAGCAACTGACGGTCTACCGCGCCCGCTGGCCGAACGAGTCCGAGGTGGCCGACCAGTTCGAGCAACTCCTGGACGATGCCACCGATCCGTTCGTGCGCGAGCGTGTCGAAGGTCACTTCACCGGCTCGGCGTGGGTGGTCGGTGCCGATGGCACCCGCACGCTGCTGACCCATCACCGCAAGCTGCAGCGCTGGCTGCAGCTGGGCGGCCACGCCGATGGTGACCGCGATCTGGCTCAGGTGGCACTGCGCGAGGCGCAGGAGGAATCCGGCCTCACCGGGCTGACCCTGGCCGACGGCCTGCTGTTCGACCTGGATCGGCACTGGATCCCGGCCCGTGGCGAGGTGGCCGGCCACTGGCATTACGACGCCCGCTACGTGGTGGTCGCCGGCGCCGACGAGACCTTCCAGGTCAGCGAAGAATCGCTCGCTTTGGCGTGGCGCCCGATCGCCGAGCTGCTGGCCGACCCGGAGCTGGATCCGTCGATGCGGCGCATGGCCGAGAAGTGGATGGTGCACGGCGGCAGCTGA
- a CDS encoding amino acid permease, with product MLKSLLRVKPIEPAGRVDAGEPVEGSLQGEATLQRTLTAKHLIMLGIGAVIGAGIFVMTGQAAANHAGPAVMLSFVFAGIACTFAGLCYAEFAAMMPVSGSAYSYSYATLGEGIAWFIGWCLVLEYLFAGSSVAVAWSAYLISFITGTLGLPFPTELTNAPLAWINGEFVASGNILNLPAVLIVAAVSGLCYVGITQSAFINAIVVAIKIAVICLFVGFGAAYIDPANWHPFIPENTAPGVFGWSGVFRAASIVFFAYIGFDAVSTSAGETKDPQRNMPIGILGSLAVCTIIYIIVCAVLTGLMPYTQLGTAKPVATALEAHPQLTWLKTAVEIGAIAGLSSVVLVMLMAQPRIFYTMAKDGLMPKLFGKVHPKFHTPYVGTVIVGVVAASLAGLIPLSVLGELVSMGTLLAFATVCAGVMVLRFTKPELERPFRVPLAMIVCPLGTLACLALFFQAFQEHWKVFVGWTVIGLVIYFGYGIHHSRLARKA from the coding sequence ATGCTGAAGTCTCTGTTGAGGGTCAAACCGATCGAGCCCGCCGGACGTGTGGATGCGGGCGAACCGGTCGAAGGCAGCCTGCAGGGCGAAGCGACGCTGCAACGGACCCTCACCGCCAAGCACCTGATCATGCTCGGCATCGGCGCGGTGATCGGCGCAGGCATCTTTGTGATGACCGGCCAGGCGGCTGCCAACCATGCTGGGCCAGCGGTGATGCTGTCGTTTGTCTTCGCGGGTATCGCCTGCACGTTTGCCGGCCTGTGTTACGCCGAGTTCGCGGCAATGATGCCGGTCTCCGGAAGTGCTTACTCGTATTCCTACGCGACGCTTGGAGAAGGCATCGCCTGGTTCATTGGCTGGTGCCTGGTGCTGGAATATCTGTTCGCAGGGTCAAGCGTCGCGGTGGCGTGGTCTGCCTATCTGATCAGCTTCATCACCGGCACGCTGGGTCTTCCGTTCCCCACAGAGCTGACCAACGCCCCGCTTGCCTGGATCAATGGCGAATTCGTGGCGTCTGGCAACATCCTCAACCTGCCTGCCGTGCTCATCGTGGCTGCGGTGAGTGGGTTGTGCTATGTCGGCATTACCCAGTCGGCCTTCATCAACGCAATTGTCGTGGCGATCAAGATCGCAGTGATCTGTCTGTTTGTTGGCTTCGGCGCGGCATATATCGACCCGGCCAACTGGCATCCTTTCATTCCCGAAAATACCGCCCCAGGCGTATTTGGCTGGAGCGGCGTATTCCGCGCTGCCTCGATCGTGTTCTTTGCCTACATTGGCTTCGATGCGGTATCGACCTCGGCTGGAGAAACCAAGGACCCGCAACGCAACATGCCGATCGGCATCCTCGGCTCGCTGGCGGTGTGCACCATCATCTACATCATCGTGTGTGCAGTGCTGACAGGTTTGATGCCATATACCCAGCTTGGCACTGCCAAGCCGGTGGCCACTGCGCTGGAAGCGCACCCGCAACTGACTTGGCTCAAGACTGCGGTGGAGATCGGCGCGATCGCCGGCCTGTCCTCGGTGGTGCTGGTGATGCTGATGGCACAGCCGCGCATCTTCTACACCATGGCCAAGGATGGGTTGATGCCCAAACTGTTCGGCAAGGTGCACCCGAAATTCCACACGCCATATGTCGGCACCGTGATCGTGGGGGTGGTCGCCGCATCACTGGCGGGGTTGATCCCGCTCAGCGTGCTGGGTGAACTGGTGTCGATGGGCACCCTGCTCGCCTTCGCCACCGTGTGCGCCGGCGTAATGGTGCTGCGTTTCACCAAGCCCGAGCTGGAGCGTCCGTTCCGTGTACCGCTGGCAATGATAGTTTGTCCGTTGGGTACGCTTGCGTGCCTGGCCCTGTTCTTCCAGGCCTTCCAGGAACACTGGAAGGTGTTCGTGGGCTGGACCGTGATCGGCCTGGTCATCTATTTCGGCTACGGCATCCACCATAGCCGTCTGGCTCGCAAGGCCTGA